A single region of the Drosophila takahashii strain IR98-3 E-12201 chromosome 2R, DtakHiC1v2, whole genome shotgun sequence genome encodes:
- the CAP gene encoding uncharacterized protein CAP isoform X3, with product MPNNRNRNRNRNRNKRNRNQSQNQNQNPNQSNQQQAEGAEEQREEQEQQEDQERQDSQIAVATSSSSVDDNGNSGSVSNGPTENSKKVTSTLEKSEEEKKEELSEKPATVIRKEEDSDAEMGAKNSKHRKEKSDKQAATNGKAEEQVRPPPTIIRRPPGSPRQAKVIVHRIVREEDKANGEDKSQQQHKVVESKEVVSTEIKESKNLEQLLPETSQLIENVQQQQVENLQVHESNEAQKPDEVDYSKEPAQPEPKEPEQYVLQLQKAMEFVENAHQQHIAAVESHKKDVELSPQEQEKLEAQEEARQQHVAVAPEQQQEKDQQQHVETAPKSVKKIEKKDDVQVKVSPPQQLPPKQTPSKVIIHQIHLEAQDEPTIEEISSTSGGSLAGTLSPPPRYLVESPKNVSSNAQFSRFSRDVQIQELELNSDCSSGEFNSTLPSPLVCEADSESEGSIGVLGAERSPSDPQVPSSSRVEMQQQQEQLRQKRAQKRNALESHFLPQLLNPRYLDSILEENGEATSFRNSSGSAAGNQAEIRTPKLNETFPRSQLDFSRRHKRREEAPSPLKLETKLLEESSDLESCTRLQSALSPQSEDAELVYLSSSASSSVSDLMELELEQAAALAERALVDLDTDASRLILRPDDEMSSTSTTTADRSVTEAETETEMELETGRESEVDESRESTPVNNANSSLSSLLSAATPTPTPTPTPTAADGEQLAKDTKVSGESAVSFGAASPLAATREEFVRNMDKVRELIEMTRREEEQRGGEVPPCSPSPPPVPPPPASSDLPLYSPTTSSSPPFHLTTLQLKRQESNDSHCSDSTTHSQCTAINLASPPLAPQPPTPPLRQKPAPPPAPLVPPTPPQSEPELSVADSDPDTDAIKNLRLLCTEQLASMPYGEQVLEELASVAQNIADQNENKMPYPLPQLPHIKELQLNASEAKSSSFSSSSAWLGLPTQSDPQLLVCLSPGQRELLDAQTQPDDLLDAHQKFVERRGYHELSKAQVREQDHQQQQLEQQSEMLKTAAKMRELRKSLSPEAPPLPPPPVPLKSAETAAKATAHENAKRDDASEQKQKIAASESSSLENKPRRAADLLEQQSAEQRQSSSTTKHTTTTKSTETMSKFPTLDGMESELARMFPQHKGDIFEEQRKRFSNIEFPTSGHPAQTSTQTKRYSNIETSSYESKKRLENGQVIYDVSSSSHEKKEQEEPPVPPIPPPPIMSAPKLNGSTFIDGDVAPKNSQPPKESGGNGTYEEFRQRAKAAADAFGDQRDGDRLDQDRVFKDFDRLSQQMHAELQTTRERREKSASLYDLSGFTRSSATAKEELQQRRHAHMQELEKEIERSARSRQERMSSVPRQMEATPPQTHEIPIELEPRSRRAESMCNLNEPPPRPHTTVGHYTGHQDDWSRYANDLGYSENIARPFAREVEICYQRQNQNQNPNPNQRMPIRAPRLSASTNDLSSSSQYSYDTFNAYGGRRTHAPMLNQAQQQQRPHYGSCYSMIERDPNPRYISTTSRRGVSPAPTPTSPQAAPQVPPPAYDRQQRRSSLPRELHEQQLKYILSKEEELKFEVERLQQERRRLMEEMQRAPVLPAPQRRESYRPAAKLPTLSEDEVFRQQMAEEWMNKVAEREERRQHKIIRISKIEDEQDHSTVDRATISDEFLDRVKERRHKLAMPADSDWESGAESQPQPAVQSQPESDVEAPPIRILEGQAEANLRQLPRHLREFAKFSTSEQLPNGGQMERHEEQERREEATDNSHSSATKKTSIVKTYKVSRLPPSVQARPSYKSNGYVSEPEPNYDSDYSTVRYRTQNPHRVQSVSSAVNVRNLNQDEKLYGTMPNPIKSAQNSYKNQPGRIENYTTGHSSVSEKEKKEWWDEVMDIFNGNLEQSKLSPLYTEGNLSRALAKESGYTSDSNLVFRKKEVPVSSPLSPVEQKQAYKSLQAGGEPPLLGFRKPAPEKPREIVEEFEFIQITPTLTKIRVSTKELEEEEPLKVPPPPPPPPPPPPPPQSLSKGREKKSVKMFSQLSKTLPSFIPLSKKQQVSQPDDPPPRPPHRKSSCTKSTVRVLSSASKSRHEQCFQPPNGNAPGVSTITLRKVATSSCSRREPICRSKSAGAVSTLLQTLTATKETRLTRRVQQQQQQSRLRSSSPNRRPARLLALRHSSRSPVAFGRSISKERSFAEEKKRLENTLPANRTNFEASTNILRDPSLKSPQEVREAVRSYATLRSKSLPRLRQTTVSTTTRQTMCFPQVRPQTLLDCGTRSLRKSKAGKGQAKNGSNDSLPRSNSTFSIDSLVRQEFVPIAPPKTYVGKSRGSLSKALVPLQNSRSEGHVPRKRQTGKANSKPPPAPPITVHSYSESVREKTNFWNEYNAKQAMSLPQEYKFGPEDVCDYASQTVQQPCIEDLVWKYEGKEQRPPKPVTVTDIARPQSPQLSQERRFSPTREVRVPQISREVRSPSRRRIDSLRSKDKEQSLARASSLSSADERKRATPVPSNGLYQCGELAHSATSLTHLERHSPSCRYRNNCERFTELNRFYSTLERVGQLERATSSSSFHPLRKDAELLDFDEWRRVRLHERAEKELHYLVGKLQDDQKQRDLHFRSKDVDSIKWRHEADQSLIAKKKSVEDLRDNFEQLNLLRQQQQLQAEPVHRHWRRNTVADLASSLEQHHATSTEPEMERHLDNDLVSTLSKDQIKKITQQLNEIYSGNRQVPAVEEQYVVTVEKGSRPNGLKVRCNSTISKDQLLGPVQRKKDEQQANQTLPRATRSQSPVVVARETRGAIAAKNAELTLSKPPPDVPPRPKPTQGQEVKSKAEPKVETREPAEDISQKIQYFEDRQFDEPPKTIYHAREDSSPDEAEVMRLINQNMQERQRARQQHQHHHQELSNSLTDLSGVFGERPAARVNFHLHSPPDRPPDDTELISFGNGSPDHGEGSLELYSDSYYRSRSLSPQSQASACSSSYLQRVYTGEVRKMRQHFESIQQDPAGSREPSNERRDFFGLSSLRRARSDPEMNAGSKDAPDTATEAVSKEEDVPRLTHKFESRAATPSPERGRRRLRSAQDRLMPHIDIISKTAALKKELATPIRTRSPTRSVSSNSHCFERLRMRYESPEPQTQSYLSTSHPDMRDVHDISPHLSADWVAHRHPEPSKPKELPRKPQRVGRASSTSPPRPARSQKHQQSSRLTSCMKDIFADQKFDPNKHRPKARYVPDGAENGSQKPKENGTLERLKKTAMVTFKDLDPNAPPIPPQPPVKGHTLYDFPYNTDTVDGSESPNRYYATDVNIHFKTPIRHEQRQNVPEEELAIRQAEHMQKLYHEERRRKYLQELQDMNSRRHTDNFTPSQKSPIALNRYDDFPTDVTLKSLVGPKTVARALFNFQGQSSKELSFRKGDTIYIRRQIDANWYEGEHNAMIGLLPASYVEIVSRDGARTPSKRPSEGQARAKYNFQAQSGIELSLNKGELVTLTRRVDGNWFEGKIANRKGIFPCSYVEVLTDIGAEDIAARTTTVITTQSTTNLRPNLDVLRTNINNEFNTLTQNGAQPPNGILKETRTLHKTDALHVDTSSEPLAYRALYKYRPQNSDELELLEGDVVHVLEKCDDGWFVGTSQRTGCFGTFPGNYVERA from the exons ATGCCCAATAACCGCAATCGTaatcgcaatcgcaatcgcaaCAAACGCAATCGAAACCAAagccaaaatcaaaatcaaaacccAAACCAAAGCAATCAGCAGCAGGCAGAGGGGGCGGAGGAGCAgcgggaggagcaggagcagcaggaggatcAGGAACGTCAAGACTCACAGATCGCAGTAGCAACCTCTTCTTCCTCCGTAGATGATAATGGAAATTCTGGCAGCGTTTCAAATGGGCCAACGGAAAACAGCAAAAAGGTGACGAGCACTCTTGAGAAAAGCgaagaggaaaaaaaagaagaactaTCCGAGAAACCAGCAACAGTCATCCGAAAAGAAGAAGATTCGGACGCAGAAATGGGTGCCAAAAACTCAAAACACCGCAAGGAAAAGTCCGATAAGCAGGCGGCGACTAATGGAAAAGCCGAAGAGCAGGTgcgcccaccacccactatTATAAGAAGGCCGCCGGGCAGTCCGCGTCAAGCCAAGGTCATAGTTCATCGGATAGTGAGGGAGGAGGACAAGGCAAACGGTGAAGATAaatcgcagcagcaacacaaggTTGTGGAATCCAAGGAGGTTGTATCTACGGAGATTAAGGAATCAAAGAATCTGGAACAGCTACTTCCTGAAACTAGTCAGCTTATAGAAAAcgtacagcagcaacaggttgAAAATCTACAAGTTCATGAAAGTAACGAAGCTCAAAAGCCAGATGAAGTGGATTATTCAAAGGAACCAGCACAGCCTGAGCCAAAAGAACCAGAGCAATATGTGTTGCAACTTCAAAAAGCCATGGAATTTGTGGAGAATGCACACCAGCAACATATTGCTGCGGTAGAAAGTCATAAAAAAGACGTGGAACTAAGTCCACAGGAGCAAGAGAAACTCGAAGCACAAGAAGAagcacggcagcaacatgttgccgtTGCCCCAGAGCAGCAACAGGAGAAGGACCAACAGCAACATGTTGAAACTGCCCCAAAGTCAGTGAAGAAAATCGAGAAAAAAGACGACGTCCAAGTGAAAGTTTCTCCTCCCCAGCAATTGCCTCCCAAACAGACCCCCTCCAAGGTGATTATACACCAGATACACCTGGAAGCCCAAGATGAACCCACCATCGAGGAGATCAGCAGTACTTCCGGTGGCTCTCTGGCCGGAACCCTGTCTCCACCACCCCGCTATTTGGTGGAGTCCCCGAAAAACGTGTCAAGCAACGCTCAATTTTCCCGCTTCTCCCGCGATGTTCAAATCCAGGAACTGGAACTGAACAGCGACTGCAGCTCTGGGGAATTCAACTCCACCCTGCCGTCGCCTCTCGTCTGCGAAGCGGACTCGGAATCAGAGGGATCAATTGGCGTCCTGGGAGCTGAGCGATCTCCGTCGGATCCACAGGTGCCGTCCAGCAGTCGAGTGgaaatgcagcagcagcaggagcaactgCGCCAGAAGCGCGCACAGAAACGGAACGCTCTGGAGTCGCACTTCCTGCCGCAGTTGCTCAATCCCCGCTATCTGGACAGCATCCTGGAGGAGAACGGCGAGGCAACCAGCTTCCGCAACTCCTCTGGTTCCGCTGCAGGCAATCAGGCGGAGATCCGCACGCCCAAGCTAAACGAGACCTTCCCGAGGAGTCAGTTGGACTTTAGTCGCCGGCACAAACGCAGGGAGGAGGCACCGTCGCCGCTGAAACTGGAAACGAAGCTGTTGGAGGAATCATCCGACTTGGAGAGCTGTACCCGTCTCCAGAGCGCCCTGTCGCCCCAATCAGAGGATGCTGAGCTGGTTTACCTGAGTTCCTCCGCCTCGAGTAGTGTGTCCGACCTCATGGAACTGGAACTCGAGCAGGCGGCCGCCTTGGCGGAACGGGCCCTGGTGGATTTGGATACGGATGCCAGCCGTCTGATCCTCCGGCCGGACGATGAGATGAGCAGCACGAGCACCACCACGGCGGACAGGAGTGTGAcggaagcggaaacggaaacggaaatggaacTAGAGACGGGCAGAGAGTCCGAGGTCGATGAGAGTCGCGAGAGCACACCTGTTAACAATGCCAATTCCTCGCTGTCTTCGCTGCTGAGCGCCGCAACGCCGACGCCGACGCCAACGCCAACGCCCACGGCAGCCGATGGCGAGCAATTAGCAAAAGATACAAAAGTATCTGGCGAATCGGCGGTCAGTTTCGGGGCAGCATCGCCGCTAGCGGCCACGCGCGAGGAGTTCGTTCGCAACATGGACAAAGTGCGCGAGTTGATCGAGATGACGCGGCGCGAAGAGGAGCAAAGAGGAGGTGAAGTGCCGCCGTGTTCGCCGTCGCCGCCGCCCGTTCCCCCACCCCCGGCCTCCAGCGACCTACCGCTTTACAGTCCCACCACCTCGTCCTCCCCCCCGTTCCACCTCACCACCCTGCAGCTGAAGCGGCAGGAGTCGAACGACTCCCACTGCTCCGACAGCACCACCCACAGCCAATGCACGGCCATCAACCTGGCCAGTCCCCCACTGGCGCCCCAGCCACCCACACCGCCACTCAGACAAAAGCccgcaccaccaccagcaccactAGTACCACCCACTCCACCCCAATCAGAGCCAGAGCTTTCAGTTGCAGATTCGGATCCCGATACGGATGCCATCAAGAACCTGCGCCTGCTGTGCACCGAGCAGTTGGCCTCCATGCCCTATGGCGAACAGGTGCTCGAGGAGCTAGCCAGCGTGGCCCAGAACATAGCGGATCAGAACGAGAATAAGATGCCCTATCCCCTGCCCCAGTTGCCGCACATCAAGGAGCTGCAGTTGAACGCCAGCGAGGCCaagtcctcctccttctcctcctcctccgcctggcTGGGCCTGCCCACCCAGTCCGATCCCCAGCTGCTGGTGTGCCTCTCGCCAGGTCAGAGGGAGCTGCTGGACGCCCAGACCCAGCCGGACGACCTCCTGGACGCCCACCAGAAGTTCGTGGAGCGTCGGGGCTACCATGAGTTGTCCAAGGCGCAGGTGCGCGAGCAGgatcaccagcagcagcaactggagCAGCAGAGCGAGATGCTCAAGACGGCGGCCAAGATGCGCGAATTGCGCAAGAGCCTCTCGCCAGAGGCTCCCCCCCTGCCCCCGCCGCCTGTGCCGCTGAAGAGCGCCGAAACGGCGGCCAAGGCGACTGCTCATGAAAACGCCAAGAGAGATGACGCAAGCGAACAAAAGCAGAAGATCGCGGCCAGCGAATCGTCATCGCTTGAAAATAAACCAAGGCGAGCAGCTGATCTCCTCGAGCAGCAGTCGGCAGAGCAACGCcagagcagcagcaccaccaagcacaccaccaccaccaagaGCACAGAGACCATGTCCAAGTTTCCCACGCTGGACGGCATGGAGAGCGAGCTGGCCAGGATGTTCCCGCAGCACAAGGGCGACATTTTCGAAGAGCAGCGCAAGCGGTTCTCCAACATTGAGTTCCCCACATCCGGCCATCCTGCCCAGACTTCCACTCAAACGAAGCGTTACTCCAACATCGAGACGAGTAGCTACGAGTCCAAGAAGCGACTGGAGAACGGTCAGGTGATCTACGACGTCAGCAGCTCCAGTCACGAGAAGAAGGAGCAGGAAGAGCCTCCCGTGCCGCCCATCCCCCCACCGCCAATTATGTCAGCACCGAAATTAAACGGCAGCACTTTCATTGATGGAGACGTGGCGCCCAAAAATAGCCAGCCACCGAAAGAGAGCGGCGGCAACGGTACGTATGAGGAATTTCGGCAGCGTGCCAAGGCCGCTGCGGATGCTTTTGGAGATCAGAGGGATGGGGACCGGCTGGACCAAGACCGCGTGTTCAAGGACTTTGACAGGCTGTCCCAGCAAATGCACGCCGAGCTGCAGACGACCCGTGAGCGACGGGAGAAGTCTGCCTCGCTGTACGATCTCAGTGGCTTCACCCGATCATCTGCGACGGCGAaggaggagctgcagcagcggcggcatgCTCACATGCAGGAGCTGGAGAAGGAGATCGAACGGTCGGCAAGGTCGCGACAGGAGCGCATGTCCTCGGTGCCGCGACAAATGGAGGCCACTCCGCCGCAAACCCACGAGATTCCCATCGAGCTGGAGCCGCGTTCCCGACGTGCCGAGTCCATGTGCAATCTCAACGAACCCCCACCACGTCCGCACACCACAGTGGGTCACTACACTGGCCACCAGGACGACTGGTCGCGGTATGCCAACGATTTGGGTTACTCGGAGAACATAGCTCGACCCTTTGCCAGGGAGGTGGAGATCTGCTATCAGCGACAGAACCAGAATCAGAATCCTAATCCGAATCAGAGGATGCCAATCAGGGCTCCACGGCTTTCAGCCAGCACCAATGACCTGAGCAGCTCCAGCCAGTACAGCTATGATACCTTCAATGCCTACGGGGGGCGGAGAACCCATGCCCCTATGCTTAATCaggcgcaacagcagcagcgtcCCCATTACGGCAGCTGCTACTCCATGATCGAGCGGGATCCCAATCCGCGGTACATTAGCACCACCTCAAGAAGGGGCGTCAGTCCGGCACCAACACCAACATCACCACAAGCTGCTCCACAGGTGCCTCCACCGGCCTACGACCGTCAGCAGAGGAGGTCCTCGCTGCCCAGGGAGCTGCACGAGCAGCAGCTGAAGTACATACTCtccaaggaggaggagctcaAGTTCGAGGTGGAGCGACTGCAGCAGGAACGACGTCGCCTGATGGAGGAGATGCAGAGGGCGCCAGTGCTGCCGGCCCCCCAGAGGAGGGAGAGCTACAGGCCAGCCGCCAAGCTGCCCACGCTGAGCGAGGACGAGGTGTTCCGCCAGCAGATGGCCGAGGAGTGGATGAACAAGGTGGCCGAGCGAGAGGAGCGGCGGCAGCACAAGATCATACGCATATCCAAGATCGAGGACGAGCAGGATCACTCCACGGTGGACAGGGCGACCATCAGCGATGAGTTCCTTGACCGCGTGAAGGAGCGGCGCCACAAGTTGGCCATGCCGGCGGACAGTGACTGGGAGAGTGGGGCGGAATCGCAGCCCCAGCCAGCCGTTCAGTCGCAACCGGAATCGGATGTGGAGGCGCCACCCATCCGCATACTCGAGGGGCAGGCCGAGGCCAATCTCCGCCAGTTGCCACGTCACCTGCGGGAGTTCGCCAAGTTCTCCACCAGCGAACAGCTGCCGAATGGCGGCCAGATGGAGCGGCACGAGGAGCAGGAACGCCGGGAGGAGGCCACCGACAACTCGCACAGCAGTGCCACCAAGAAGACGAGCATCGTGAAGACGTACAAGGTTTCCCGGCTGCCGCCTTCCGTCCAGG CCCGTCCGTCGTACAAGAGCAACGGCTACGTCTCAGAGCCAGAACCCAACTACGATTCCGATTACTCAACGGTGAGGTATCGCACCCAGAATCCGCACCGCGTGCAGTCCGTCTCCTCGGCTGTCAATGTGCGCAACCTCAACCAGGACGAAAA GTTGTATGGTACTATGCCAAATCCCATAAAGTCAGCGCAGAATTCGTATAAAAATCAGCCAGGTCGCATCGAGAACTATACGACAGGTCATTCGTCTGTTTccgaaaaggaaaagaagGAG TGGTGGGACGAAGTGATGGACATCTTTAACGGG AACCTAGAACAATCGAAACTATCACCGTTGTACACTGAAGGTAATTTGTCCAG AGCTTTGGCCAAGGAATCCGGTTATACCAGCGACTCGAACCTGGTCTTCCGAAAGAAGGAGGTACCCGTGAGCAGTCCCCTCAGTCCCGTCGAGCAAAAGCAGGCCTACAAGAGTCTCCAGGCAGGCGGAGAACCTCCACTGCTAGGCTTCCGCAAACCAGCGCCCGAGAAGCCCCGTG AAATTGTGGAGGAGTTCGAATTCATACAGATCACTCCCACGCTCACAAAGATTCGTGTGAGCACCAAGGAGCTGGAAGAGGAAGAGCCCTTGAAAGTACCTCCCCCTccgccgccaccaccgccaccaccaccgcccccTCAATCTTTGAGCAAGGGAAGGGAAAAGAAGTCGGTGAAGATGTTCTCGCAGCTGTCGAAGACTCTGCCCTCGTTCATTCCCTTGAGCAAGAAGCAGCAAGTGTCGCAACCGGATGACCCACCTCCGAGGCCTCCCCACCGCAAGTCCAGCTGCACGAAGAGCACTGTGCGGGTCCTCAGTTCCGCCTCCAAGTCCCGGCACGAGCAGTGCTTTCAGCCGCCGAATGGAAATGCCCCGGGGGTGTCTACCATCACCCTAAGGAAGGTGGCCACCTCGAGCTGCTCCCGTCGTGAGCCCATTTGTCGATCGAAGTCCGCGGGAGCGGTGTCAACGCTCCTGCAAACCCTTACGGCCACCAAGGAGACCCGACTCACCCGTCGCgttcagcaacagcagcagcagtcccgTTTGAGGTCCTCCAGTCCCAATAGACGTCCTGCCCGTCTCCTAGCACTTCGCCACTCCAGCCGCAGTCCCGTGGCCTTCGGCAGGAGCATCTCCAAGGAGCGGAGCTTCGCCGAGGAGAAGAAGCGACTGGAGAACACCCTACCAGCTAATCGCACCAACTTTGAGGCCAGTACCAATATACTGAGGGATCCCTCCCTCAAATCACCTCAGGAGGTGAGGGAGGCCGTGCGTTCCTATGCCACTTTGCGTAGCAAGTCCTTGCCGCGACTTCGTCAGACTACAGTGAGCACCACGACAAGGCAGACCATGTGCTTTCCGCAGGTGCGACCCCAGACGCTTTTGGACTGTGGTACTCGGTCGTTGAGAAAGTCGAAGGCTGGCAAGGGTCAGGCCAAGAACGGATCGAACGACAGCTTGCCCAGGAGTAACTCCACCTTCTCCATTGACTCGCTGGTGCGCCAGGAGTTTGTGCCCATTGCACCGCCCAAGACGTATGTGGGCAAGTCCAGGGGATCACTATCCAAGGCACTGGTTCCACTCCAGAACAGCCGTAGCGAAGGTCATGTTCCAAGGAAACGACAGACTGGCAAGGCGAACAGCAAACCGCCACCAGCACCTCCAATTACCGTCCACTCCTACAGCGAATCTGTGAGGGAGAAGACCAACTTCTGGAACGAGTACAATGCCAAGCAGGCCATGTCCTTGCCGCAGGAGTACAAGTTCGGCCCGGAGGATGTCTGCGACTATGCCAGTCAAACGGTGCAGCAGCCGTGCATCGAGGACCTCGTGTGGAAGTACGAGGGCAAGGAGCAGCGTCCCCCGAAACCGGTGACCGTGACGGACATTGCTCGTCCTCAGTCGCCTCAGCTGAGCCAGGAACGTCGCTTCTCGCCCACACGGGAGGTTAGGGTGCCCCAAATCAGCCGCGAAGTGCGCTCCCCCTCACGTCGTCGCATCGATAGCCTGCGCTCCAAGGACAAGGAGCAGTCATTGGCCAGGGCCAGCAGTCTGAGCAGCGCCGATGAACGGAAGCGGGCCACTCCTGTTCCCTCAAATGGACTCTACCAGTGCGGGGAACTGGCCCACAGTGCCACCTCTTTGACCCACCTGGAGCGGCACAGTCCCAGCTGTCGGTATCGCAACAACTGCGAGCGTTTCACCGAGCTGAATCGCTTTTACAGCACCTTGGAGCGAGTGGGTCAGCTGGAGAGGGCCACCTCCTCTAGCAGTTTCCATCCCTTGCGGAAGGATGCAGAGCTCCTGGACTTTGATGAGTGGCGCCGCGTACGACTCCATGAACGGGCTGAGAAGGAGCTGCACTACTTGGTGGGCAAGTTGCAGGACGACCAGAAGCAGAGAGATCTGCACTTCCGTTCCAAGGACGTTGACTCCATCAAGTGGCGTCATGAGGCGGACCAATCGCTGATTGCCAAGAAGAAGTCCGTGGAGGATCTGCGCGACAATTTCGAGCAGCTTAATCTCctcaggcagcagcagcagctccaagCGGAGCCAGTCCATCGCCATTGGAGACGCAACACGGTGGCCGACTTGGCCAGCAGCCTGGAACAGCACCACGCAACCTCCACCGAACCCGAAATGGAGCGCCACCTGGACAACGATCTGGTAAGCACTCTGTCCAAGGATCAGATCAAGAAAATCACCCAGCAGTTGAACGAGATCTACTCGGGAAATCGTCAGGTTCCCGCCGTCGAGGAGCAGTATGTGGTCACCGTGGAGAAGGGTTCTCGTCCCAATGGCCTGAAGGTGCGCTGCAACTCGACCATCTCCAAGGATCAGTTACTGGGTCCAGTGCAGCGTAAGAAAGACGAACAGCAGGCCAATCAGACCTTGCCTCGTGCCACTCGTAGCCAATCACCGGTGGTGGTGGCCAGAGAAACACGTGGCGCCATCGCAGCCAAGAATGCGGAGTTGACCCTGTCGAAGCCACCACCAGATGTGCCACCCAGACCCAAGCCCACCCAGGGTCAGGAGGTCAAGAGCAAGGCAGAACCCAAGGTGGAGACTCGTGAACCGGCCGAGGACATCAGCCAGAAGATTCAGTACTTCGAGGATAGGCAGTTCGATGAGCCACCCAAGACCATTTACCACGCTCGCGAAGACTCCTCGCCGGACGAGGCGGAGGTGATGCGACTGATCAATCAGAACATGCAGGAACGTCAGCGGGCTAGACAACAGcatcagcaccaccaccaggaGCTCAGCAATTCGCTGACCGATTTGAGCGGCGTTTTTGGCGAACGACCTGCGGCCCGGGTAAATTTTCACTTGCACAGCCCACCCGACCGTCCGCCCGACGATACCGAGCTTATCAGCTTTGGGAACGGGTCACCGGATCACGGCGAAGGCAGTCTTGAGCTGTACTCCGACTCCTACTACCGTTCGCGCAGCCTGTCGCCCCAGAGCCAGGCCTCCGCCTGCTCCAGCTCCTATCTGCAGAGGGTCTACACCGGCGAGGTGCGCAAGATGCGTCAGCACTTTGAGAGCATCCAGCAGGACCCGGCAGGATCACGGGAGCCATCCAACGAGCGgcgtgatttttttgggcTTAGCTCGCTGCGGAGGGCGCGCAGCGATCCCGAGATGAATGCGGGATCCAAAGACGCCCCGGACACCGCTACGGAGGCGGTGTCGAAGGAGGAGGATGTGCCGCGTTTGACCCACAAGTTCGAGTCGAGGGCAGCCACGCCTTCGCCGGAGCGCGGAAGAAGGCGTCTGAGGAGCGCCCAGGACAGGCTAATGCCGCACATCGATATAATTAGCAAGACGGCGGCTTTGAAAAAGGAGTTAGCCACGCCCATTCGGACCAGGAGTCCCACGAGGAGTGTGAGCAGCAACAGCCACTGTTTCGAGCGACTGAGGATGCGCTACGAGTCACCGGAGCCACAGACCCAGAGCTATTTGTCCACATCGCATCCGGATATGCGGGATGTCCATGACATATCGCCGCACCTGAGTGCGGACTGGGTGGCTCACAGGCACCCGGAGCCCTCGAAGCCCAAGGAGCTGCCCAGGAAACCACAACGAGTCGGGCGGGCCAGTTCCACATCGCCACCGCGACCGGCCAGATCGCAGAAGCACCAGCAGAGCTCCCGGCTAACCAGCTGCATGAAGGACATATTCGCCGACCAGAAGTTCGATCCCAACAAGCATCGCCCCAAGGCTCGATATGTACCCGATGGAGCGGAGAATGGCAGCCAGAAGCCCAAGGAGAACGGCACCTTGGAGCGCCTCAAGAAGACGGCCATGGTGACTTTCAAAG ATCTCGACCCGAACGCGCCCCCCATTCCCCCCCAGCCGCCGGTCAAGGGTCACACCCTCTACGATTTCCCGTACAACACCGACACCGTCGACGGATCAG AGTCTCCCAATCGTTACTATGCCACAGACGTGAACATCCACTTCAAGACCCCGATCAGGCATGAGCAGCGCCAGAACGTGCCGGAGGAGGAACTAGCCATTCGCCAAGCGGAGCACATGCAGAAGCTCTACCACGAGGAGCGCCGTCGCAAGTATCTACAGGAGCTGCAGGACATGAACTCGCGCCGCCACACGGACAACTTCACGCCGTCGCAGAAGTCGCCCATCGCCCTCAATCGCTACGATGACTTCCCCACGGACGTGACCCTCAAGTCGCTGGTGGGTCCCAAGACGGTGGCCCGGGCACTCTTCAACTTCCAGGGACAGAGCTCCAA GGAGCTTTCGTTCCGAAAGGGCGACACCATCTACATCAGGCGGCAGATCGATGCCAATTGGTACGAGGGCGAGCACAATGCCATGATTGGACTGCTCCCAGCCAGTTATGTTGAG ATTGTCAGTCGAGATGGCGCCCGTACCCCATCCAAGCGGCCATCGGAAGGCCAGGCCCGTGCCAAATACAACTTCCAGGCCCAATCGGGCATCGAACTCTCTTTGAACAAGGGCGAATTGGTAACATTGACACGCCGAGTGGACGGAAACTGGTTCGAGGGCAAGATTGCCAACAGGAAGGGCATCTTCCCGTGCTCCTATGTGGAA GTACTCACGGATATTGGTGCTGAGGACATAGCGGCCCGGACTACGACCGTGATCACCACCCAAAGCACGACAAATCTGCGGCCCAATCTCGACGTGCTGCGCACAAACATCAACAATGAGTTCAACACGCTCACGCAAAATGGAGCCCAGCCACCGAATGGAATCCTCAAGGAAACGCGGACGCTCCACAAGACGGACGCCCTCCACGTGGACACCAGTTCCGAGCCATTGGC GTATCGAGCCCTGTACAAGTACCGGCCCCAGAACTCCGACGAACTGGAACTGCTCGAGGGAGATGTGGTCCATGTGCTAGAGAAGTGCGACGACGGATGGTTCGTGGGCACCTCACAGAGGACCGGCTGCTTCGGCACATTCCCCGGCAACTACGTGGAACGGGCCTAG